In Candidatus Methylomirabilis tolerans, the genomic window GACATAAGCCGACCGATCTACTCAATAATATGAAGCAGATACAGCGAAAAAAGAGAGGTAGCGCATGGCAAAGACATTGACAGAGATCGAAAGAGAAGCATTGGCCCTGCCCGACCAGGACCGTGCAAGGTTAGCTCAGCATCTTATCGAGACGTTGGATGCGGGCAAAGACGAAGATGTTGAAGACATCTGGTTGAGCGAGGCAGAAAGAAGATATGAGGCATATCGGAAAGGCACCCTAAAGGCCGTGACCGTAGATGAGGCATTCGCGGAAGCAAAAAGCCGATTGGGATGATACGGATCGTTTTTCTTGATCCAGCCAAGGTGGAAATGGCAGACGCGGCAGTATACTATGAGGCACAAGCCGATGGCCTTGGATTCGATTTCCTCGCGGAGGTTGAACGCGCAATTGAGCATGTCAAAGAGTTCCCAGAGTCGGGACAGATTCTCAGAAGTGGGATACGGTGAAGACTTGTCCGGCGGTTTCCCTTCGGTGTTCTCTATCGCATCGATGAGGAGGAAACCGTCCTCGTTGCGGTCATACACCTGCGTAGGCGACCAGATTATTGGGTGAAAAGGCTCAAGCGTCTAACAAATCAGGGGATTCTTGTTGTTCGGAGCCGCGACACAATCAGAGTGATTTGGCAATTGCCGCCTTCACACGCATTTCTTGCTTGACACTTCCTGGCGCTTTCCGATACAAGACAACGGGTTGCGTAAACGCAATAGCGGCAGGAGAGAGTCGCGATGAAGCTCATGATCAGTGTGCGGGACGA contains:
- a CDS encoding addiction module protein; the encoded protein is MAKTLTEIEREALALPDQDRARLAQHLIETLDAGKDEDVEDIWLSEAERRYEAYRKGTLKAVTVDEAFAEAKSRLG